CAAttcccctttattttcttttcgaATGCAAGGGTGCATGGTTATATGCGGTACTGAGTACTacgcctcgttcttcaaacgatgccgcTACAAGAAGACAATAGTAGTCGGGTATTCTTCAGATACTCCAAGAAAAGAATTCACATCGAGGAGGAGGGATGACTAAATAATCTTTAGCCGTTTTCATTTCCTCAAGCTTTGCAGGTTTCTCGGCTATAATTGCTCCCGGTCAAGTTTATGTAATTTTTCTGTATCCAAATTGACCTATTCGTAACCTTGAGTGATACCAGACAAAAATCTGCAACTATAACATTATAATACACGCACCGCCAAACCTTTGGTTATTACTACAGCCTGAAGCTTAAAGTTCTGATCGTAAAAACGCAAGGGACGTGCCGCTTAAAAAGGAAATTGCCTAAACGGCTTTTTAAATGAGTTCTTCCGCGCTAAAATTTCACGGCAGGTCACGTAGTCGTGCTAGCTGCCTGTAACGACATACTTTGGGTGCGAAGTCCACCAGTGTTGATAAAGTCACAAGTTTTTAATCCTTTGGAAAAATGTCATTCGATCTATTACCCTATTGCGTACAGTATTTTCCCCAATTCTGTCTTGCGAAGGAGAAAATCAGCTGCCCGTAAGTAATCAACAGTGAAATTTTTGACGGTCAACGCGAAACAAACTTGTTTCCCAGGTTTCAACGCGCGGCTCTTTATAACTGAATACACCGCAACTCCGATTAGATTCAATCAAACAGCGAACAGTAATTTGGCCTCCGTACATAGTGGTCTGATCGTCAAGTATGGGTTACTGCCGCACATGTCAAGTTGTCCTGCGGAATGATACCTGGAAACCATACTGCCGAGCGTAAGTACGACATTTTTATGTATATTCATGTCAACAAAAAAATCCTTCGAGTTTTGTGAAGATAAAAACAACTTACTAAAGAGCAATTGCGTATCAATTTATCGCGGCATGAAATTGATGAACCTTAGACTCTGTAACATCGAACGCTAGCAGATGACTCACCAAGCCTAATTCCATCACAGTGATTTGGAAACTGTTGAATTTTTGCAATAGATCCCAAAGGTGCTGCAGTTGCTCTGGCTCATGATcacatttgttttctttccgaATTCGAAAAGAATTGCGACAAAGGGTCACTACTACCTTAACGGTGGAAATTTTCGTGAATCTTGTGGCACAACACGATTAGAAACAAATTGCACGGAAGGTTTTGTATTGCCTTCAAGTTCGTGCATGCCGGCAATTTATTTTGAAGCTTGCAAGCATTTAATGTATAGTTTGGATATGCAATGATCAGGTTTTTTGGAGGGGGAATGCTGCTGACACTAGTTTCTCTTCCCCTTTTACCCTGGCATCTGTTTTTAAAGATATGTTTTTTTCACTCCACCAAGTTGAATCCGTTCATGTCCTCCAAGGGGAAAACACTGGATGAGTTTCATGTTTCTTAAATTTGCCGAAAATAAAACTATTATGTAACATTTAGCAACTGTAGACACTTTAATCAAAATTTATGAACTGTTTTCGGGATTTTCCGAGGTTAAAATGTCTATAAAAATCGGCGTTTCGATcagttttactggtcttcttcAGGTTGCTAAAATCTTTTTCAATATGGCGGTTTTTTGATGAAGAAGACCTGTAAAACTGTTCGAAACGTCGATTTTTATAGACATTTTAACCTCGGAAAATCCCGAAAACAGGTCataaattttgattttagaaatATGAGAGGTGAAAGTTTCAGAGATACGATTTAGACACTTTAACTCCCTAAAAGAAGTCAGATTGTGCCAGACGAAAtatttgaaaaaggaaaaaaatatcttcACAGCCGTGCAGGCAGCCTTGCATTAGTATTTATTTTTAAGTACCGTAGAGgtttaaatttcaaaacaaaaataggtgTCAATATCTCAGTTATCGATGCAAGCGTTTCAAAAATACAACAGGatattaaaattgaaaaatgagaaaacaaGGTAGACCGACAAACCAAGAGTGGCTTTTGAATAACTAATAGAAACGTGTATCGTGTATCACGTATCAAAATAGTGTATAAAACTTTGCAAGACAAGTTTGATTCAAGGAAAGTCCTAGAAGTCCATAGTTAGGATTTTTATCCCATAAAGGTCATCATTGCATCACGTCCTGGAGGTTTCATGTGACGAGGCGATGATTGTGTTAACCCCTTGAGGCCTTTAGTTTTTCATATGCTTCGTAATGCGGGGAAAGTGTGAACGCTGGATTTATCAATGAGAGGTTGAAAAGTGCTGCAAAAATACTTTAGAGTTTTTTTTAGTACTTTTGAAGTGAGGGTATCTGAAATGGATGTTTCGGTCCGAAAGTGGTTCTTTCCCGGCTGTCGGGAATCGTTTGAATTTCCAGACAATGACCAGATACAGGACCTCtccttttgatcttttattcaTATGCAAATCATGGCTCGACGGTTCTCTTTCAAAGCCGCATATTTTTCCTCGGGCTTCTTTGAGGCTGCGCAAAGAGTTGATACGTCGACCAATTTACATGGCCGGTGAATGTTGACGTTGTATTTCAAAAATCGCTTCAAAAATCGTGTAATATTTGCATATCCGAAACAGCGGAAGTCTAAAGAAAGTTTGACCTCTCAATTTTAAGTGCCTTTAATAATTGATGAAAGCCAATGTGCCATCGCTTACTGGTATactgtttcagttttgttgtaaAATCGCCTTGTTTGAACATTATGTTTCGTTCTCGAATGTCTGTCTCTCATTTGACCCCTACTGGGTAGAAGGGTATAGAACGCAGAGTATTGAACATGGCTTGCAGTATGTTATATTGAGGAACTAGACGATTTTTCTTCCGCAGGTGTTATCAACGGGCCTTCCCATTTTGTGATTACTGCAAGAATGCGATACACGAAGGTCAGGAAAGAATAAACAACTATCACAAGTTTCCGTAAGTTTGAATTTTTCTTGTTGCACGTCAGTACAAAGCGGCGTTCGCTTTCGTTTTTTTTGCCGGCAATTCGGCTTTGTCGAACATCGTCAAAGGGCCAGACCCATGTCTCTTCTTACACTTGGGGCGCTTGTGATGAGCGGCATTTTTTTTACTCGTTGTAACCATTGTCGGATAGGGAAGAAATCTCCGAAAAAGGCCGAGAAAGGCCTTCAGTTTTTCGAGTTGTTGGTAGTAGTGAAAATCGGCGTTTCTGGGGGACACTGTTCACGGCTCCCGGTCAACACTTCTGAACACCAGGCACTCCTTTCACATCACTGACGCTGCATAAGACACCTCAAGGGAAGACGTTGTCGAGGAGcgtgggggtggggaggggatGAATCTGACACATTTTCATCAAACGCAGATGGGAATGCGACCACTCCTCTTAATAACTtgactaattaacaattagaccagtagcccttgcgggctcatgggctattgacccgtggcccttgagggcgaagggtctaattgttttacccaactagtcggacagaaaaagcaataataaagttagcaaatgcaagttgaagaaatatttatttgggaataaaacgaaagaaagcgtcacgcttttcggtactcgaggactattactaatagtcctctagcgtagcgtagccaattaaaatgcaggatttgcattagtccactagttgggggATACTAATCGTCAATAGTTTGAATTTTTCGAAAAGCGGAAGTGTTTGTAATGATTAACCAATCATTGCGCTCAGCAAATTCATATAGCGGGCGCTAAGAACGAAAATCCATAGTTAGTTTTTCCAATCGTATGAAAATGTTGCGCAAGTTTTAAAAACCGCCATATAGCCATCTTGAACTTATTTTGAGGCTTCTTGTTTTATCGTTTTTATTGATAGATGTTACAGTCTGGAGACACAGAAATGCTGTGAATGTTTTGCCAATATCAATCGAGAACAGGGAGATGGAATATACTGCACAAAGTAGGTGTCTGTGACTGTCGGTCTCTAAGGAAATCGATGTAAAGTTATCAAGTGTTACATGTTGTCTTCATGCCTGTTGCATCGGCGTTAGGGTAGAAAATGGCAAGGCCGGATTAAATAGCGAAAGCAGGTAAACTAACAAAAGTAAATTGCACAATACAACGAGTTTTAAACAACACTGTTACCTATCTCAAATGACGGCCGGTACGTCGGCGCCGGTCTCGTCTCAGTACACAGTTCTCACTGCGCATGCTTTGCAATGACATATACAGTTTGAACCAACTGCAGGCCCATTTCATGTTTTACTTCTCTGGTTTGGCGCTATTTATATTTCCATAAAAAGACGAGAAACTTAAAAAATAATGCGATTGCTAGTTTTAGAGAAATAAAAAAGAGTTTGGGTTCAAACGCAAGAAGGCTAATTTTTGTGACGAATGCCTCAGGATTACTGATCTAATTGTCTTGTTGTGGCTCACAGGAAACGATCGTGCTTTCGTTAAGTTGCTTCGCATCGGCTAACTCCACCGTTCCGGTGGCACTATCTTCAATTTCATGAATAATCTGTTACCCTGGAAGCAtcaaattctttttaaaagtgCCAGTGGATACCATGTCGAGTAGCTCATCCTCAGtgataaaattcatttgacCTCATCTTAGGCTGTTAGAAATGTTATGCGTTTGCGGTACAGTACTAAGTTAGGAGCTAAAAACTTAGCGTCGACTGAAAAACTGCATAAACAATGTGAATTTTCTATCTAAGCTAATTCCAAGTTATCCTTTTAGGTGTTACGAAATTAAGAACGCGCCCCCATTGAAGTTGTACGTCAAGTACAAGGATAATGAATTCAGCTTGCATTCACGGGACGATAAGGTGACGGATGCCCTCAAGGTATTCTCAGACGGCATATACAGCGCTATACAAGCAAGTTTAAACCAGCGCATGATCCAAGAGAACGTAGAAGAAGAGGAGCCGCCACGAGGTTATTTGGTTCGAACAATGTCATACGTTGACTATTCTGTGAGGGGAGTTACTGGCTTTGTATCTCGAAATGTGGACAGCTCAGTAAGGGGAGTCACTGGATTCGTCACAAGAAAACTTCTTTTAAGAGACTAAAAGGTTGTTAAAATAGTTTCTACCATAGCACCTGCGAGCAAAGAGCGCCAGggcacgcacgcacgcacgaGATCCGCGGGAAGGTCTCCTTTCAAGTGTCGCTCGCGCGTGTCAACTCACTGGAAAACATTTTTAGACATTTATGTATTGATGCGAATGTGTGGGTCTTTTATGAGAAGTAATTACGTAGTAATCAGTTGTAAGAattagagtgttttcacgtaaTTTTTATACCACGACAGGTACTGTAAGTGTCATAGCCCCAAGAAAATAATCAAAGATAATCATGTGTGGAAATGAGTTCTAAGAATTCGAGTGTTGATACATCTATTTTTGAGAACCAGCTTTTTAGGCTGTCTCAGTTTTCCTGAGAATTCGTCAGCGTTTATTTAACATTTCAACGTTTGGTAGAGACTGCCTTTATGGTATTTTCTTAATCAATCTGTGCCATTAGGTGTCGCTTTCCGTGTAAAGTTGGGAACTCATAAGTTTTGAGGTTAAAATTTCAGACATTTTTGTTACATAAAGTACAGTTTTTGAAACGGTagatgttgaatttttttttttgtggttcaTAACTCAAACGCATATCACGCGCAATCAAATCACCTTGGTATCGTTGGTCTCCGACTCATttgccttaaggacggtgcctactattgctattgcgcataccttctgcgcatctcgagatactcgggtttcctattggtggtgcctactaacacagggatatttttgcgcggttagAAACTACATtgtatgcggagaaagcagaacttagcaaagtgctctttgtatccaaaaagaaaattgggagtagccatgcatttttcagagataattaagcttaagatcaccatacattgctttgtattttaaagctatttacaaatattggtgattaattatctttcaaaaatgcgcagttacccccacttttctttttgaattccAGTGATACTTGTTAAAATCTGCTTGTCTAGCATATTCATAtaccgcgcaaaaatacttaTGAATTAagaggcaccgtccttaagacacAACTGCGCGAACCCTTTCTTCCGGATCCAGACACAAAAAAATAAGACGAAGTGGCTAAGCCACTCGGCAATAATAACTGAAACAACTAGAAGCAAGATGGTCAGTGGTAAGGGCACTTGACTTCCCTCAATGTACCCCGCGTTTGGTTCCCGGACTTGACTTGGCCTTGTTATAGGGATTTTTTTCACAGTTGCATTGACCAGGCACATTCATTATAGTCACCTCAAAagagaactttgctctagtataagtctttcgcgattattccgtctcgTTCACCTCGTACAATatggacgaagtatcctaaaagtaaattggtacgagcagtttctgactgaaaatagagatTGAATGATTCTCTGTTGCaagctcacgttgtcgtcaaagcctcaaatttggtgatttcacgtcgtttttcagagaaccgcaaaaatatgagctaaaatccgtgcagcacgattatttaagCTTTCTTAACCAATGACATCACTGGTTTGTTGCGTTTTCGTCGAcatcgtcgtcgtagatcttaggCTCCTTATTagcttagggcgcgttcgattgaccctatttcggaataagaatacgtagcgtgatgattaaaacggaatgtttggcgcgtttcgaagcagcaaggataatatgtttaaaatagcattttagccgatgtttgacaattttaaagtgaatctccgtaaaaacgaaggaattctaacttatattccatgtattcttattccggaatacggtgaatcgaacacacccttagACTCCCTTCTTCCCTCCCATACTTCCGGCGGGCGCTTTTGTACGCTTGCAAAGGCACAAACGACGAAGTCGGAACGAAATAGTGGGGTGCATCAATATGGTGTGGTTAAGCTCACAAGCGTTGTACTGAATTGTCCgtttccgagttcgtgtctgcctcttcttgaaagcgagtctaagtgtgaaaactaattttcataatataagaaaaacttcgcacttagactcgctttgaaggggagccagacatgaactcggaaatggcctattaaccaGACGGCGCGTTTCTGAACCAGCCTCGACATTCGCTGTATCGACTTTCTCCGAGGAACAGTATTGAAACAATAACATATCCAGTGATTCATAACTGCGGTGATGACTCACTGAGACCTACAAGTGGGTCTATaatgttttggttttcttccctgGTCAGTGATGGTCTCCCCCTCGtatcaaaaaccaatatttgattcaaTCTGCCATAATTGATTTGTGGTCTCCCTTTCAGCCCATTTATGTAAGCCCTAGGCTTCAAGAAGGTGATTATGTAACTGTTTTtcccaatagaccattttcgaattctcacgtctggactggatctagcatggaatggaggctaatgcgggcaaatcttttcaaatgcaaattaatttgcccgcattagcctccacttCATGTAAGATCaggtccaaccgttagaatacgaaactggcctattctaATCTGGCTTCAGACCTTTGCCAGAATCAAACAAAGCGGATAAAGGAAGCCAATCACAAAGCTCATTCTCGTGCAGTTGTAAGTTATTGTTCTTTATGGAATTTTTCAACTCGAAGTAAAAGCCAAAACATGCTTCTTGGAGTCATACTTGCAAACAAGAGAGAACTTTATTGAGGTAACACACCGCATGACACCAATTTTACAGTGTATATAATTCACACGAAGTGGCAATGGAACAGAACGTTGTAATGAAATTGGTTGTCTGGACGACCTCGTACATGATGAAATGGCACAAGAATAGGTACAGTTTCATAAAAAAAGCCATTGTGCAAGTTTGACGATGCTTAActgttcaaatttgaaaaaaaaaaaaaaggaaagactgccgaattgaaatttttaaaaataagtgTGCTTGACGAATTTAATGCGTTTATAAAAATGTTTCTCAGAATGATGAAATCATGAATAATTCGGTGGCAGATCTGAAAGACATGATAAAAAGAGGGAAGAATTATTAGTATGATGTATATAGCTGACCATAGTTGCACAACTTCCACTCACACACGAGCGATTGATAGGTAAAACGGACAGACCTAATTACCCAGGGAGCAGGAAAAATAATTGGGAGTATCTTGCTAATTTGCGTGCAATTGAAGGAGATTGCCGGTCTGTGGGTTTTAAAGACAGTCAGTAAAAGTAGCAGTGCAATCGATATGCATAACCAAACTCAGAAGGCCAAATCAGCAGTTTCCCTAAATGATCGACAAGTTGCGTATTTGACggttgagccacagaaagaatGGTCTCGCGAATGATCAATTGCGGTCTCGCCGCTGGTGTCTCCACGGCCCGTagttgaaagccgagaagaccctgggaacgaggttggtaaaATTATCTTGCAAAATTCGCCGGCTACGAAATAATTTCGAACTTTCATTAAAAGCCTTTCCAATCGAGTTGATCGATACTCTGGTCCATCGGCTGTTCTAATTTTAATGTACTGCGCATAAGCTTCAGAGTCAGAACGAGAAGACAACCGTGATACGTCTCAAATgttcaagatggctgcgcctTTGAAATTTGAATGGAAAAGGAAGGATTCTTAACAAATGCtctctttaaaaacatttcagacAAATTAATTGAGCATTACTTCCTGTGCCATAAAGTTATTCTTAAATATAAGTAAAGAGGTTCTCTTGAAATGTTCagtaatttgctgtttttatacTTTTACACTGTTCAACAATCAATGTGGCCAcctcattttttccttttatcaCCTTTTAGTTTTTTCACTAAATATCACTTTCCACCATGGAAACCTGAGGTGATGATTATTCCGAACTCAAGTCATTTAGACTGATTAATAATTATATAGTCGTCTTCCTAACTGACTGCAAAGCAGCAAAGTCTCTCGGTTACCAGAACTCTCACATGACTTTGATGCAACGATATAAGCCTGCTCACCCCTGTGGCAAGCACTGTTGTTATTAAAGGTTCGTGATTGCGTGCAGAAGCAATAGCTGAAGTAAAATTGATTTTTCTCTTACCTAATCCCGTGTGGTTTTTGGAAGTATCCTACACTTGCTTGAAAAAGCCATCTTCCGTCTGTTCTTCAACGAAATCATCAGCATTGAGTACATTGTCTTCAGGTGCGTCTCCTTTTCGTCCTTTAATCCCCTTACGTCCTTTTCCCTTTTTGCCCTTTCTGCCCTTGCCCTTGCCTTTGCCTTTGCCTTTCCTTCCCTTTCTACCCTTCCTGCCAGTTGGACCACTGGTCGGGGCTATGATGCTACTCGTCGGCACCACACTTATCGAGCTTACTCTGCTCGGCTCCACCTCACTCGAAATTACGCTGATAGAGTTCGAACCAGATCCGGCATCATCGTCAAGGAGAGCATCAAGTTTGGTAAGCTCAACCATCTCATTTGAGTCGGCTTTAGCTTCCGCAACTGATTTCTTAACTGTAAATGAAGAGGTTGAGTTAGATCAGAAAAAAAGATAATGGGGAGCTTATAATGGGCGGAAGGCAACCTGTGGTGGAGCTTTCTCGTTCTTCAGAGCTTTTCTCCCGAATTACGAGTAAAGATAATCGATCTACAATGCAACTGTGGCTGCAATCGTAGGATACAGAGAAAGATGTATAAGATCGAGTTGCCTTGCGACTATGTGAAAAGGGAAACGATAGGCTGCTATTGTTATGATATCTAGATTTTTAGATAATAGATAATAGTCCTGTGCTAAGAACATTCTAGAAATGACATTGTTTAGATTTATAAAGGATTATTTCGTAAGTAACTATAAATGGACCGTTGATGTACAAACTCTCGGCTCCGCctcgagtttgtaaatgtgatacagatcAGCCGCTCATATTGTATATGTtacaaacaagtttctttgatttttggtaaAATGCAAATATCAGGCACTATCACGTTTGCCGTAAACATGTTGGCTAATTCTTAaaacatttatgaaatgtttaaAGGCCTTTTTGAAGCTCAAAGAAAGCAGCACATCCGTTTTTGGACGAAGACATCAGGTCTCCATTTAGCTTTCGTTGTTCGTCCACCAACCCTTGTTTTTTTGCCACCAAGTGTCATACTCGACCCAAGCATGATGATCATCAAAACCGAAGGGctaaaaactgtaaaaactgCTAATTcctaacatttttcaaaattttgaagtcaATCCGTGAATAGTGGGATGCCATATACAGACAATTTAACCAATCCTTCTATTTCTCAATGTCTTGAGCACATCCTTGGTAGCATCAACTTACCAATTCCACTTGAAACGGAGactaaaagacaaaaaaaaaaaaaaaagaaagaaatcaatTGTTAGTCAAATCCATAATCTAATTTAATATCTAGCAGTAATTATAAAGGACTAGTGAGGCATGCACTttcgattcctgttttgtcatcgACGAGCCATTTGAAAGTAATTGCCAATTAGTGTATTTTGGGAAGAATCGTTTTGCACCCTTTTCTAATATTTATTCAGCAATGAACTGAAGGTATCAAACTATACACAAATATTTTGACGGTTATCTTGttgctaataattttattaaaaacaattatGGCAAACATGTATTATAGTACAATATCAGTTTTGTGGATATCAGTATagcctttattttattttattgttttctccaTACAATAGTACAACGCACATTATTACACACATTAAATAGAAAATGGAAAACTGAATGGAGAAGGGCATGATGTGGTAAACTAGTTACTGCCCTAAATATCAAATTAATAGTATTGCTCATTTTATCTAAGAAGAACAGATACTTACGCACACACACAAACACAAACAATTACAAAGGCACGATTGCGAAACCAAGGAAATCAGTATTGCTTTACATGTAAGTAGAATTTGTATTAGCTTTAGAAAAAGTTTTCGAGGGCGAGTTTCGGGTAAAAAGAGGAAGCCTTTGTCGCTGGACAGCCAGCCAGCGTGACTCCCCAGCGTGTACAGGTATCAACCCCCTTCCAACAGGACTTAGTTGACTTCCCTCAAGCCAGAACACTATCTGTGCCAGAACAAGATGGTCGGAAATGCTGAAATCGTATGGCATCAGGATCGATACTCGATGGGCAATATATGGTCTTAGTTTTAAACCGTCGactaaaaattttgtttttgcagaAACTATGGTCTTACATGTACATCGCACCCTTGGCTTAAAGATTAATGGTTAGCTGTTGACGATTGTTGACTTGCccgcttttgtttttgtttgcacACTTAAGGCAGACAACTCAACAAGCTTGGAGTTTTGTTTGGCGTGACGCTTGTGTTCAATtagaaaataatatatagatttagccaagcctaaaagcggagctcccgtttctaaccccagaaagcaatatagtgtatatggaaataattatgcttctgcataaagtacataATTAGTCGTcattaggttttgacgacaacgtgagcacatAACAATGAACGATTCATTTTCTTGACCATGacttttactttaaaaccgtttgtGCCCATCCAATTTCTGAATAATGTGCCCTTATTGAGCACGGTGAGCATGCGCAAGACAGAATAATCGCGAAGTACTTGCTATAGCGCTAAgcttaagttatattttggagtgacgttttcggtGACGTTGCCGCTGTTCCTGCTTAAACTTCCTGTTGTCCTTTACGTTCCCCATAAAGGAACCTCAGTTAAATCCTGATTTGAAGACTATTTATGATGTAATTCAACCCGGGCTCGGGTTGCAagggtatatgaaatgaactaTTATCTATCTCCAATTGATGATCTATCTTACCCAATGCAATGCTGAGCAAAAGTAAGAGATGCAGTGTTACGTTGTTGATAgccatgttaaacctggacaaGGAAATATAAAAGTTATTAACACACAAATTTACTTGAAAGAAATGGCAACACATGTGGCGTCTGTAGAGCTGAATGTAACGGTAGTGATAAGTGACGTACGAAAACTACATTGTAGCCATTGTCGAGATAAAAACTCTGACATCAATAACAGGTATAGAAAAGTATTGGATTGCAATCCTTTTTCAAAAAGCTACAGGGTATTCAAGAAGTACCCCACCTCTCGCATCTCGTGGGTGGCTTCTCGCGGGTGATGTCTCGCGGCTTCTCGCCGTTATCAACTATCAAGTTTATCGTGGATTTCTTATTAAAGTACGCGCGTTCCTAAATACCAACGCTTCACAAGGATTGGTGCCTTCGGGAACCACAACGAAAAAAGTActgattgattaattaattaaagtttAACTGCAGAACACCCTGCCACTCGAGCAGTATTCTTCGTCCCTAGATTAAATCTATATAATTTTTTAAGtgagaaaaacaaattcaagatggcgtcctAAGTCATGAGCTGGCTACGTGGTACGACGTCTAGCCTGTGAGAAGGTTCACTTGTTTTGGTTATCAAGCAAGTATTTTAGGGGCGGAGCCACCAGCACGCTAGAAGAATGGGGCGAGGAAAAGTGACTTGATTCAAAGTCACTTTTCCTCGCCCTATTCTCGCACTCAAGTCACTTTTCCTCATTTCAATAATGTTAATTGTATAGATAACAATGAAATAGTAGGAGTCACTTTCCTTTttacttaaggtggcttactacagttatcCCCAGAAAAAATctcaaaactttgaaaactgtCAAAATAAACCAAACTGATGTCTCTTGTGAAGTGTTGAAATCACTGCAATtggtgtaaaatgtaatttacctaagaaataaatacaaatcaggggaaaacgcTTAATATAGTGACGGActtcctggaggggggactggaaactagacatttcaaaggcttttttctcaaaaccagGAGCCCTGTCAAAACCTATACCGTacaaccagggttaaaattttgcgaATAAGTAAACAACATGTAGACAAAAtcgtcaacattttttttcaaaaagttctatcagacagtttttcagttattattaaaatacacgaaaatcgacgtttttgtcatttgtgaaaaacctgtctggcagatttaactatttatttctctacataattattttttttctcgcttCAGGAtaaaaatcctgaaattttgaggtgggGTTGTACGGCTGGTTTTCGAGAAAAAAGCCTTTAaagtgtctagtttccagttccCCCTCAAGGAGCTCGGTCACAatgtttagcattttcccctgatttgcatttatttcttCGGTAAAATTcgattttacatcaattgcagtgactaacacttcagaag
Above is a window of Montipora capricornis isolate CH-2021 chromosome 6, ASM3666992v2, whole genome shotgun sequence DNA encoding:
- the LOC138052360 gene encoding uncharacterized protein → MGYCRTCQVVLRNDTWKPYCRACYQRAFPFCDYCKNAIHEGQERINNYHKFPCYSLETQKCCECFANINREQGDGIYCTKCYEIKNAPPLKLYVKYKDNEFSLHSRDDKVTDALKVFSDGIYSAIQASLNQRMIQENVEEEEPPRGYLVRTMSYVDYSVRGVTGFVSRNVDSSVRGVTGFVTRKLLLRD
- the LOC138052341 gene encoding uncharacterized protein translates to MAINNVTLHLLLLLSIALVSVSSGIVKKSVAEAKADSNEMVELTKLDALLDDDAGSGSNSISVISSEVEPSRVSSISVVPTSSIIAPTSGPTGRKGRKGRKGKGKGKGKGRKGKKGKGRKGIKGRKGDAPEDNVLNADDFVEEQTEDGFFKQV